A part of Heliangelus exortis chromosome 3, bHelExo1.hap1, whole genome shotgun sequence genomic DNA contains:
- the GPATCH11 gene encoding G patch domain-containing protein 11 isoform X1 yields MEEDEEEDYMSDSFLKQDVRPGLPMVRRVKEAIQKEEKQKEANEKNRQKSIKEEEKERRDLVLKSALGNENKGFALLQKMGYKSGQALGKSGEGIVEPIPLNIKTGRSGLGHEELKKRKAEEKLENYRQKLHMKKQANEQAADQFRIRLKNKQEERKMEGDLRKSQRACQQLDLQKDIDVPKETWYWLGPEEEDKKDEEDKEDECTSSDLSVSEKLHILTAYLRDKHFYCIWCGTTYEGSEDLASSCPGDSAADHD; encoded by the exons ATggaggaagatgaagaggaagaCTACATGTCTGATTCATTTCTTAA ACAGGATGTAAGGCCAGGCTTGCCCATGGTGAGGCGAGTGAAGGAAGCtattcagaaagaagaaaagcaaaaagaagccAATGAGAAGAACAGGCAAAAGAGtataaaagaagaagaaaaagaaagacgTGACTTGGTATTGAAAAGTGCATTGGGCAATGAGAACAaaggctttgctttgcttcagaAGATGGGCTACAAGAGTGGCCAGGCCCTTGGCAAAAGTG gAGAAGGCATTGTTGAACCTATTCCTCTGAACATAAAAACAG GCAGAAGTGGGCTTGGTCACGAGGAATTAAAAAAGcgaaaagctgaagaaaagctggaaaactaTAGACAAAAACTCCAcatgaaaaaacaagcaaatgaaCAAGCTGCAGATCAGTTCCG AATAAgattgaaaaacaaacaagaagaacGTAAGATGGAAGGAGACCTCCGAAAAAGCCAGAGGGCCTGCCAGCAATTAGATCTGCAAAAA gATATTGATGTTCCCAAGGAGACTTGGTATTGGCTAGGACCTgaagaggaagacaaaaaagatGAGGAAGACAAGGAAGATGAATGCACAAGCTCAGACTTAAGT GTATCAGAAAAGCTTCACATCCTGACTGCCTATTTGAGAGACAAACACTTCTATTGCATTTGGTGTGGAACAACCTATGAAG GCTCTGAAGATTTAGCTTCCAGCTGCCCTGGAGACAGCGCTGCAGATCATGACTAA
- the GPATCH11 gene encoding G patch domain-containing protein 11 isoform X2, whose amino-acid sequence MKRKTTCLIHFLSKQDVRPGLPMVRRVKEAIQKEEKQKEANEKNRQKSIKEEEKERRDLVLKSALGNENKGFALLQKMGYKSGQALGKSGEGIVEPIPLNIKTGRSGLGHEELKKRKAEEKLENYRQKLHMKKQANEQAADQFRIRLKNKQEERKMEGDLRKSQRACQQLDLQKDIDVPKETWYWLGPEEEDKKDEEDKEDECTSSDLSVSEKLHILTAYLRDKHFYCIWCGTTYEGSEDLASSCPGDSAADHD is encoded by the exons atgaagaggaagaCTACATGTCTGATTCATTTCTTAAGTAA ACAGGATGTAAGGCCAGGCTTGCCCATGGTGAGGCGAGTGAAGGAAGCtattcagaaagaagaaaagcaaaaagaagccAATGAGAAGAACAGGCAAAAGAGtataaaagaagaagaaaaagaaagacgTGACTTGGTATTGAAAAGTGCATTGGGCAATGAGAACAaaggctttgctttgcttcagaAGATGGGCTACAAGAGTGGCCAGGCCCTTGGCAAAAGTG gAGAAGGCATTGTTGAACCTATTCCTCTGAACATAAAAACAG GCAGAAGTGGGCTTGGTCACGAGGAATTAAAAAAGcgaaaagctgaagaaaagctggaaaactaTAGACAAAAACTCCAcatgaaaaaacaagcaaatgaaCAAGCTGCAGATCAGTTCCG AATAAgattgaaaaacaaacaagaagaacGTAAGATGGAAGGAGACCTCCGAAAAAGCCAGAGGGCCTGCCAGCAATTAGATCTGCAAAAA gATATTGATGTTCCCAAGGAGACTTGGTATTGGCTAGGACCTgaagaggaagacaaaaaagatGAGGAAGACAAGGAAGATGAATGCACAAGCTCAGACTTAAGT GTATCAGAAAAGCTTCACATCCTGACTGCCTATTTGAGAGACAAACACTTCTATTGCATTTGGTGTGGAACAACCTATGAAG GCTCTGAAGATTTAGCTTCCAGCTGCCCTGGAGACAGCGCTGCAGATCATGACTAA